From Portunus trituberculatus isolate SZX2019 chromosome 50, ASM1759143v1, whole genome shotgun sequence, the proteins below share one genomic window:
- the LOC123499695 gene encoding Meckel syndrome type 1 protein homolog isoform X1 — MEPSRDQCAFYYTKDNIENLQIKITLQQLTGSQLVAVSPRVVEDTQAGKQSEVPLASLTTAAAYPTTHHVTVKWQQKILSVCEAMEYRRSIYANDPKYRTRHKQATKRRKHQRIFTYVHKDNYQLQEQHSATTSKKLEQECCLRQRAKTTRGNDTVDSEEMSEKSSVVAKEEKKRPPTTFQEEYFYIMADLAPQESLGESRVYETVLCVLKYDGQSQLTVTPDFNMPTTKAYRLESFGPDNALYEYQIENVSLTRSAEERNQEEQLANQMARQRIEEIQQMARLDWEPEGQPGQGELRLVTVGEITRALYFPEASSLYIHYALYLPPGWRVNPGTECEGFTPTCWVSHGDEVPAAHFSTPFSLDVTRSSSGKGWPLLLLAAFSLDWFGHDRDEGYAAFALPASVPHDKHQVKDGLYQVGTWRPAQVSPLAKMRRFFLGGCQLMSDPSYLAVGAQASSQVGRVSRLGFNTNTSGTIEVRASTMVQADFIGKDLQIPLEMPPGWQLSTVAVIDAFNKSRQKLRAAKEGLL; from the exons ATGGAGCCCTCCAGAGACCAGTGTGCTTTTTACTATACCAAAGATAATATTGAAAACCTTCAAATCAA GATCACCCTGCAGCAGCTCACCGGATCACAGTTGGTGGCTGTGTCCCCTCGGGTGGTGGAGGacacacaggcaggcaagcagagtGAGGTGCCACTTGCTTCCCTGACCACAGCAGCTGCatatcccaccacacaccatgttACTGTCAAGTGGCAGCAAAAAATACTCAG TGTGTGTGAGGCTATGGAGTACCGACGGTCCATCTATGCCAATGATCCAAAGTACAGGACAAGGCATAAACAAGCCACAAAGCGACGGAAACACCAGCGCATCTTTACCTATGTACATAAGGATAATTATCAGTTACAG GAGCAACACAGTGCCACCACTTCCAAAAAACTGGAACAAGAGTGCTGCTTAAGGCAGAGAGCTAAGACAACCAG GGGAAATGACACTGTTGACtcagaagaaatgagtgaaaaaagtaGTGTGGTGgccaaggaggagaagaagaggcctCCCACCACCTTCCAAGAAGAATACTTCTACATCATGGCAGATCTTGCTCCTCAGGAGAG TCTTGGCGAGAGTCGGGTTTATGAGACTGTCCTGTGTGTCCTGAAGTATGATGGCCAGAGCCAGCTAACAGTCACACCAGATTTCAACATGCCTACTACCAAAGCCTACAG ACTGGAAAGTTTTGGCCCTGATAATGCATTGTATGAATACCAGATTGAAAATGTTTCCCTGACCCGTTCAGCAGAGGAAAGAAACCAAGAGGAGCAGCTGGCAAACCAG ATGGCAAGACAGAGGATAGAAGAGATTCAGCAAATGGCAAGGCTTGATTGGGAGCCTGAAGGACAACCAGGGCAGGGAGAGCTGCGCCTTGTGACTGTGGGAGAAATCACCAGAGCCCTTTACTTCCCAGAGGCATCTTCTCTTTACATTCACTATGCTCTGTATTTGCCACcag GGTGGAGAGTAAATCCAGGAACAGAATGTGAGGGCTTCACTCCAACTTGCTGGGTGAGTCATGGTGATGAAGTCCCAGCAGCACACTTCTCCACCCCTTTTTCCCTTGATGTTACTCGTTCTTCATCAG GGAAGGGTTGGCCTCTGTTGTTACTGGCAGCTTTTTCCCTTGACTGGTTTGGGCATGACAGAGATGAAGGATATGCTGCCTTTGCTCTTCCAGCCTCAG TTCCACATGACAAGCACCAGGTAAAGGATGGATTGTACCAAGTTGGCACCTGGAGGCCAGCACAAGTGTCCCCACTGGCCAAGATGCGCAGGTTTTTTCTGGGAGGCTGTCAGCTGATGAGTGATCCTTCCTACCTTGCTGTTGGGGCTCAGGCCAGCTCTCAG GTGGGAAGAGTGAGCCGCTTGGGcttcaacaccaacaccagtgGTACAATAGAAGTGCGAGCCTCTACCATGGTACAGGCAGATTTCATTGGAAAGG ATTTACAGATACCTCTGGAAATGCCACCTGGGTGGCAGCTGTCCACAGTTGCTGTGATAGATGCTTTCAACAAATCAAGACAAAAGCTTCGAGCAGCCAAAGAAGGACTTCTCTGA
- the LOC123499695 gene encoding Meckel syndrome type 1 protein homolog isoform X2 — translation MEPSRDQCAFYYTKDNIENLQIKITLQQLTGSQLVAVSPRVVEDTQAGKQSEVPLASLTTAAAYPTTHHVTVKWQQKILSVCEAMEYRRSIYANDPKYRTRHKQATKRRKHQRIFTYVHKDNYQLQEQHSATTSKKLEQECCLRQRAKTTRGNDTVDSEEMSEKSSVVAKEEKKRPPTTFQEEYFYIMADLAPQESLGESRVYETVLCVLKYDGQSQLTVTPDFNMPTTKAYRLESFGPDNALYEYQIENVSLTRSAEERNQEEQLANQMARQRIEEIQQMARLDWEPEGQPGQGELRLVTVGEITRALYFPEASSLYIHYALYLPPGKGWPLLLLAAFSLDWFGHDRDEGYAAFALPASVPHDKHQVKDGLYQVGTWRPAQVSPLAKMRRFFLGGCQLMSDPSYLAVGAQASSQVGRVSRLGFNTNTSGTIEVRASTMVQADFIGKDLQIPLEMPPGWQLSTVAVIDAFNKSRQKLRAAKEGLL, via the exons ATGGAGCCCTCCAGAGACCAGTGTGCTTTTTACTATACCAAAGATAATATTGAAAACCTTCAAATCAA GATCACCCTGCAGCAGCTCACCGGATCACAGTTGGTGGCTGTGTCCCCTCGGGTGGTGGAGGacacacaggcaggcaagcagagtGAGGTGCCACTTGCTTCCCTGACCACAGCAGCTGCatatcccaccacacaccatgttACTGTCAAGTGGCAGCAAAAAATACTCAG TGTGTGTGAGGCTATGGAGTACCGACGGTCCATCTATGCCAATGATCCAAAGTACAGGACAAGGCATAAACAAGCCACAAAGCGACGGAAACACCAGCGCATCTTTACCTATGTACATAAGGATAATTATCAGTTACAG GAGCAACACAGTGCCACCACTTCCAAAAAACTGGAACAAGAGTGCTGCTTAAGGCAGAGAGCTAAGACAACCAG GGGAAATGACACTGTTGACtcagaagaaatgagtgaaaaaagtaGTGTGGTGgccaaggaggagaagaagaggcctCCCACCACCTTCCAAGAAGAATACTTCTACATCATGGCAGATCTTGCTCCTCAGGAGAG TCTTGGCGAGAGTCGGGTTTATGAGACTGTCCTGTGTGTCCTGAAGTATGATGGCCAGAGCCAGCTAACAGTCACACCAGATTTCAACATGCCTACTACCAAAGCCTACAG ACTGGAAAGTTTTGGCCCTGATAATGCATTGTATGAATACCAGATTGAAAATGTTTCCCTGACCCGTTCAGCAGAGGAAAGAAACCAAGAGGAGCAGCTGGCAAACCAG ATGGCAAGACAGAGGATAGAAGAGATTCAGCAAATGGCAAGGCTTGATTGGGAGCCTGAAGGACAACCAGGGCAGGGAGAGCTGCGCCTTGTGACTGTGGGAGAAATCACCAGAGCCCTTTACTTCCCAGAGGCATCTTCTCTTTACATTCACTATGCTCTGTATTTGCCACcag GGAAGGGTTGGCCTCTGTTGTTACTGGCAGCTTTTTCCCTTGACTGGTTTGGGCATGACAGAGATGAAGGATATGCTGCCTTTGCTCTTCCAGCCTCAG TTCCACATGACAAGCACCAGGTAAAGGATGGATTGTACCAAGTTGGCACCTGGAGGCCAGCACAAGTGTCCCCACTGGCCAAGATGCGCAGGTTTTTTCTGGGAGGCTGTCAGCTGATGAGTGATCCTTCCTACCTTGCTGTTGGGGCTCAGGCCAGCTCTCAG GTGGGAAGAGTGAGCCGCTTGGGcttcaacaccaacaccagtgGTACAATAGAAGTGCGAGCCTCTACCATGGTACAGGCAGATTTCATTGGAAAGG ATTTACAGATACCTCTGGAAATGCCACCTGGGTGGCAGCTGTCCACAGTTGCTGTGATAGATGCTTTCAACAAATCAAGACAAAAGCTTCGAGCAGCCAAAGAAGGACTTCTCTGA
- the LOC123499697 gene encoding enoyl-CoA hydratase, mitochondrial-like, whose product MAFSVSSRLLHLHRVIRPAIVSHTNASRVGPQALVASRLMSSAPSYNFVTVEKRGEGDCVGLVTLNRPKALNALCDGLMKEVDQIMIEMDNDPGVAAVVLTGSEKAFAAGADIKEMQNKNFVDCYLYNFLEGWDGITKIKKPVIAAVNGYALGGGCELAMMCDIILAGEKARFGQPEIVLGTIPGAGGTQRLTRAIGKSRAMQMCITGDPITAQQAKDWGLVSSVHPPDQLVAEAVKIGERIGQHSKLIVAICKESVNNAFELSLKQGLTVEKKLFYTTFATNDRKEGMTAFVEKRKAKFSDS is encoded by the exons ATGGCATTCTCTGTAAGTTCAAGACTGCTTCATCTGCACCGTGTCATCCGACCGGCCATTGTCAGCCATACGAATGCAAGCCGTGTTGGTCCTCAAGCCCTGGTGGCCTCCAGGCTCATGTCGTCTG CTCCTAGCTATAATTTTGTGACAGTGGAAAAGCGAGGTGAAGGAGACTGCGTGGGATTGGTCACCCTTAATCGCCCCAAAGCTCTCAATGCTCTGTGTGATGGTTTGATGAAGGAGGTAGATCAAATAATGATTGAGATGGACAATGAccctggtgttgctgctgtcgTCCTCACAGGCAGTGAGAAAGCTTTTGCCGCAG GTGCTGATATCAAGGAGATGCAGAACAAAAACTTTGTAGACTGTTATCTGTATAATTTTCTGGAGGGCTGGGATGGCATCACCAAGATTAAGAAGCCTGTCATTGCAGCTGTCAATGGCTATGCTCTTGGGGGTGGCTGTGAACTGGCCATGATGTGTGACATTATCTTGGCTGGAGAGAAGGCCAG ATTTGGCCAACCAGAGATTGTTCTTGGTACCATCCCTGGGGCAGGGGGTACGCAGCGGCTTACTCGTGCCATTGGCAAGTCCCGTGCCATGCAGATGTGTATTACGGGTGACCCCATCACAGCACAACAAGCAAAGGACTGGG GCCTGGTAAGTTCAGTGCATCCCCCAGACCAACTGGTGGCTGAAGCAGTGAAGATTGGGGAGAGGATTGGCCAGCACTCTAAGCTCATAGTGGCCATCTGCAAGGAATCTGTCAACAATG CTTTTGAACTGTCTCTGAAACAAGGACTGACAGTGGAAAAGAAGCTCTTCTACACTACATTTGCTACA aATGATCGCAAAGAGGGTATGACTGCATTTGttgagaagaggaaagcaaaattCTCTGATAGTTAA
- the LOC123499885 gene encoding calcipressin-2-like, which yields MFSLYIFVLQWEAGGGVVGDCLPAAGIPESGTTSDSGRRQCGDRDMLIEELHKSPRGEGGEAGGTYENGGGGMEEGAGGHDPNLQGGAGGESVDGDSEPPTSIIVTNLTLETFEQQVEREKFESLFHEIDEMVNFQYFKSFRRVRVNFATAEQATRGREKVHLTEFNGETIKSYFTQPIILGSSRGGDPHLQPPAPEKQFLISPPASPPVGWEPAPEAEPVVNYDLISAVANLAPGEAHELHPPIEDKPGIIVHVCEECQICDHQGGARPRITQTRRPPT from the exons atgttttctttgtatatatttgttttgcaATGGGAGGCTGGAGGTGGGGTTGTAGGTGACTGTCTTCCTGCTGCTGGTATTCCTGAAAGTGGCACAACCAGTGATAGCGGCCGGAGACAGTGTGGGGACAGAGACATGCTGATCGAAGAGCTGCATAAGAGCCCGAGAGGCGAGGGTGGCGAGGCAGGGGGAACCTACGAGAATGGTGGAGGTGGCATGGAGGAAGGTGCTGGAGGACACGACCCAAACCTGCAGGGAGGCGCCGGAGGGGAAAGTGTAGATGGGGACTCTGAACCGCCCACATCTATCATAGTCACCAACCTTACACTGGAAACCTTCGAGCAGCAAGTGGAACGC GAGAAGTTTGAATCCCTCTTCCATGAAATTGATGAAATGGTTAATTTCCAATACTTCAAGAGCTTCAGAAGAGTGCGGGTTAACTTTGCTACAGCTGAGCAAGCTACCAGAGGTCGAGAGAAAGTTCATTTGACTGAATTCAATGGTGAGACTATCAAGAGTTACTTTACTCAG CCCATCATCCTGGGAAGCAGTCGAGGGGGAGACCCACACTTGCAACCACCAGCACCTGAGAAGCAGTTCCTCATCTCACCGCCTGCTTCACCCCCAGTTGGCTGGGAGCCTGCTCCAGAGGCAGAACCTGTGGTCAACTATGATCTTATCTCAGCTGTAGCAAACCTTGCCCCAG GTGAAGCTCATGAGCTGCATCCACCCATTGAGGATAAGCCTGGCATCATTGTGCATGTATGTGAGGAATGCCAGATTTGTGATCATCAAGGAGGAGCCAGACCCAGGATCACCCAGACCCGCAGACCACCCACTTAA